Proteins from one Candidatus Zixiibacteriota bacterium genomic window:
- a CDS encoding ATP-grasp domain-containing protein, which yields MGRLAVLVERATINRSEELEALLRFRMAAEALGHDIHFLFRPELRRIPRYDALFIRALTDPMNATYVAARIAEMHGKPTLDDSRSIAICCDKVHMYRRLMRHGVPVPRTAILTADQIEPAIAEQLFADIGRQIVLKAPNTSFSSHVERVTTADEFVRIGRRFLHRAERIVAQEFIASTFDWRVGILAGEPLFCCRYMIPDETFKIQATVNGHMVMAKVEPVPLAETPPAIVATAIAAARAVGGGLYGVDLKQSNGDVVVIEVNDNPTINAEEEDRYAPDVYARIVTHLMRRPTVPVTRPTHAQSDGFTKAPHVL from the coding sequence GTGGGTAGACTGGCAGTCCTGGTCGAGCGCGCGACGATCAATCGCTCCGAGGAGCTGGAGGCGTTGCTGCGTTTCCGTATGGCCGCCGAGGCCCTCGGACATGACATCCATTTCCTCTTCCGACCCGAGTTGCGACGGATCCCGCGCTACGACGCCCTCTTCATTCGCGCCCTCACCGATCCGATGAACGCCACCTACGTCGCGGCGCGCATCGCCGAGATGCACGGCAAGCCGACACTCGACGATTCCCGTTCCATCGCCATCTGCTGCGACAAGGTTCACATGTACCGCCGCCTGATGCGGCACGGCGTCCCTGTTCCGCGCACAGCCATCCTCACCGCCGACCAGATCGAGCCGGCGATCGCCGAGCAGTTGTTCGCGGACATCGGGCGGCAGATCGTCCTCAAGGCCCCGAACACGAGTTTCTCGTCTCACGTCGAGCGCGTCACGACGGCCGATGAGTTCGTGCGGATCGGGCGGCGTTTCCTGCACCGCGCCGAGCGCATCGTCGCCCAGGAATTCATTGCCAGCACCTTCGACTGGCGTGTCGGCATCTTGGCCGGAGAGCCGCTTTTCTGTTGTCGCTACATGATCCCGGATGAGACGTTTAAGATCCAGGCCACGGTGAACGGGCACATGGTCATGGCCAAAGTCGAGCCGGTGCCGCTGGCCGAAACGCCGCCGGCGATCGTGGCCACCGCCATCGCCGCGGCGCGCGCCGTCGGGGGCGGTCTGTACGGCGTCGATCTCAAACAGTCCAACGGCGATGTCGTCGTGATCGAAGTCAACGACAACCCGACGATCAATGCCGAGGAGGAAGATCGCTACGCGCCGGACGTCTACGCCCGGATCGTCACCCATCTGATGCGACGGCCCACGGTCCCTGTGACGCGCCCGACGCACGCTCAGTCCGACGGGTTCACCAAAGCCCCTCACGTTCTGTGA
- a CDS encoding GNAT family N-acetyltransferase, which produces MIRPATTADLDAIMEIEECAFAGDKFPRRRWRYLLTTAHAVVLVEASRGNVRAAAVVVFRRGSRVARLYSIAVHPGHRGRGIARRLLHQCEQVARAQGCRSLRLEVRVENVSARRLYATSRYALVGRTADYYEDGGEALRFERPL; this is translated from the coding sequence GTGATCCGCCCCGCCACCACCGCCGATCTCGATGCCATCATGGAGATCGAGGAATGCGCGTTCGCCGGGGACAAGTTCCCGCGGCGGCGCTGGCGCTACCTGCTGACGACCGCGCACGCCGTCGTCTTGGTGGAGGCATCACGCGGGAACGTGCGCGCCGCCGCCGTCGTTGTCTTTCGACGCGGATCAAGGGTCGCGCGGCTGTACTCCATCGCCGTGCACCCGGGCCATCGCGGCCGGGGGATCGCGCGGCGATTGTTGCACCAGTGCGAGCAGGTGGCGCGAGCGCAGGGCTGCCGTTCGTTGCGACTCGAAGTCCGCGTCGAGAACGTCTCGGCACGGCGTCTGTACGCGACTTCCCGATACGCTCTGGTCGGGAGGACGGCTGACTACTACGAGGACGGCGGGGAGGCGCTGCGGTTTGAAAGGCCGCTCTGA
- a CDS encoding peptidylprolyl isomerase, with protein MVMRVMRAGTKPILWIVVAAFVGTIIFAWGMEFTSRPGARGVIGEVDGEELKYDDYSLLYQNAVAQQQDQQKELTDEDFLRLRDDVFNQMVGSRLLRRVTEQAGLQVSNRELAEHLRRFPPQEIRTVEFFQTDGNFDYSKYLQAYQNPDPQLWIQIEALVRPRILQQKLYEYVTSGVTVDDAEVREMYDAAMEKVRIRYILASLQTFMDSAGTVDSAAVEQYYRDHQEQFTHGDRAQLTYVFFEHKPSAVDSAEVQREALDLSRRVRGGEDFAALVRQYSEDVSTTDGDLGWFGKGAMVRPFEDAAFALDSGQVSEPVLSRFGYHVIKVMGRRGSGDSLQVNAAHILLKVTATSGTLSDLRLQAEQLAEDAKSEEFDSLVTRRGLRLRKSGLFERGQDIAGIGNNAAISEFAFNNKPGTVSGVFDIPGNYVVVRVSQRDVAGVAPLSEVSTRIQSRLRSEAAQQKAYESLVPIADQLATAPSFAEAATRLGQKVDSTAAFGRYDSVDPFGDDPAFRGAAFALARSGKSISPATKVGRGAVVMHLMQHIPADPQIYAEKRDSIMTATLQSKQQMAFNGWYTQLRRDADVKDFRYQIPGEY; from the coding sequence ATGGTCATGAGGGTCATGCGGGCGGGGACCAAGCCGATCCTGTGGATCGTGGTGGCCGCCTTTGTGGGGACGATCATCTTCGCCTGGGGGATGGAGTTCACGAGCCGTCCGGGAGCGCGCGGCGTCATCGGCGAGGTCGACGGCGAGGAGTTGAAGTACGACGATTACTCGCTTCTGTATCAGAACGCCGTGGCACAACAACAGGATCAGCAGAAGGAATTGACCGACGAAGACTTCCTGCGGCTCCGGGACGACGTCTTCAACCAGATGGTCGGCAGCCGTCTGCTCCGCCGCGTGACCGAACAGGCCGGTCTGCAGGTGTCCAACCGCGAGCTGGCCGAGCACCTGCGCCGCTTCCCGCCGCAGGAGATCCGCACGGTCGAGTTCTTCCAGACCGACGGCAACTTCGACTACAGCAAGTACCTTCAGGCGTACCAGAATCCCGATCCACAGCTCTGGATACAAATCGAGGCGCTGGTCCGCCCCCGCATCCTGCAACAGAAGCTGTACGAGTATGTGACGTCGGGGGTCACCGTCGATGATGCGGAAGTGCGGGAGATGTACGATGCGGCGATGGAAAAAGTCCGCATCCGGTACATCCTGGCCTCCCTCCAGACCTTCATGGACTCGGCCGGGACGGTCGACAGCGCCGCGGTGGAGCAGTACTACCGCGATCATCAGGAGCAGTTTACGCATGGCGACCGGGCGCAGTTGACCTACGTGTTTTTCGAGCACAAGCCGTCGGCAGTGGACTCCGCCGAAGTGCAGCGCGAGGCTTTGGACCTGTCGCGTCGGGTCCGCGGCGGCGAGGATTTCGCGGCGCTGGTGCGCCAGTACTCGGAGGATGTCAGCACCACCGATGGGGACCTGGGTTGGTTCGGCAAAGGGGCGATGGTGCGTCCCTTCGAGGATGCCGCCTTTGCTCTCGACTCGGGGCAGGTCTCCGAGCCGGTTCTGTCGCGGTTCGGGTACCACGTCATCAAGGTGATGGGCCGTCGCGGCAGCGGCGATTCCCTGCAGGTGAATGCCGCGCACATCCTGTTAAAGGTCACGGCGACCAGCGGGACATTGTCTGATCTTCGGCTCCAGGCGGAGCAGCTGGCGGAAGACGCGAAGTCGGAGGAATTCGATTCCCTCGTCACCCGGCGCGGGTTGCGGTTGCGGAAAAGCGGGCTGTTCGAGCGCGGGCAGGACATCGCCGGGATCGGCAATAATGCCGCCATCTCCGAATTCGCCTTCAACAACAAGCCCGGCACTGTCTCGGGCGTCTTCGATATACCGGGGAACTATGTGGTCGTGAGGGTGTCGCAGCGCGACGTGGCGGGAGTTGCCCCGCTGTCGGAAGTCAGCACCCGCATTCAAAGCCGTCTGCGCAGTGAGGCGGCCCAGCAGAAGGCCTATGAATCGCTGGTGCCGATCGCCGACCAACTGGCGACCGCGCCCTCCTTCGCCGAGGCCGCCACGCGTCTGGGCCAGAAGGTCGACTCAACCGCGGCCTTCGGGCGGTACGACTCGGTCGATCCGTTCGGTGATGATCCCGCCTTCCGCGGTGCCGCCTTCGCACTGGCCCGAAGCGGGAAGAGCATCTCGCCAGCCACCAAGGTCGGGCGTGGTGCGGTCGTGATGCATCTGATGCAGCACATCCCGGCCGACCCGCAGATCTATGCCGAGAAGCGCGACTCAATCATGACAGCAACGTTGCAGAGTAAGCAGCAGATGGCCTTCAACGGGTGGTACACACAGTTGCGCCGTGACGCCGACGTGAAGGACTTCCGCTACCAGATACCGGGCGAGTATTAA
- a CDS encoding M23 family metallopeptidase produces MRALSSSVALLLVSVSAVSALAGAPRPGTLVWPLDGHDRITAGFCDYRARHFHGGIDISTDGREGLPVRAADSSWVMRVSTSWWGYGKAVYVRLAQGGVAVYGHLSDFSPAIAAYVEEEQYASERYQQNLLPAPGQLPVACGEVIGKTGQTGVGPPHLHFELRTDGNRPINPIAWVFPQTDKISPTIVSLTFVPRQPQDLTAEPSMVDGSLLPVTLPTADVMKRAAIPVSGEVGVAVLVRDRVDSTGGIITPYKVLLLANGEPACEVRYDSINYDQTRLIDLERVYDPKPGIDPRAICLFRRQGNSLWEYTSVVDDGWLVTGRSLPDGDTSTISVEVEDAAGNRTVAAVRLLPVDKPGPVRDAQAAHDTFDIEPAWNGLVLSRTGTTPGKDYCPVAVGNRCLPGWPGRQGVWSFWIPALPGLDTVWLDAKDGGAIGRRTVPLSWMAVASEEGGTLPSPDGAASVTIGPDGLYESTFLVLRLASKGNAASAMTPFYEFAPADIPLARDARLSISSASVNAPTDKLAIYRYLGKTAGWDFAGKDRDTDAGTISATIPRTGSYALLVDTTPPSIRKVTPGKGATIKERRPTIRFVLGDDLSGLGSDADVRMTIDGRWVPVEYDPDLGTAMARPRWELDRGEHRVEITAQDRMGNQSSFTRVFRTTP; encoded by the coding sequence GTGAGAGCCCTGTCATCATCGGTTGCCCTGCTCTTGGTGTCGGTTTCTGCCGTTTCCGCCTTGGCGGGTGCCCCCCGGCCGGGGACGCTGGTTTGGCCGCTCGATGGGCATGACCGGATCACGGCCGGTTTCTGCGACTATCGTGCCCGGCATTTTCATGGCGGGATCGATATCTCGACCGACGGTCGGGAGGGACTGCCGGTGCGTGCCGCCGACTCGAGTTGGGTGATGCGCGTCTCGACCTCGTGGTGGGGTTACGGGAAGGCGGTCTATGTCAGACTGGCGCAAGGCGGCGTCGCCGTCTATGGCCACCTGTCAGATTTCTCCCCGGCGATTGCGGCCTATGTCGAAGAGGAGCAATACGCCTCAGAGCGGTACCAGCAGAACCTCCTGCCCGCTCCCGGTCAACTCCCGGTCGCCTGTGGCGAGGTGATTGGCAAGACCGGGCAGACCGGGGTCGGCCCGCCGCATCTGCATTTCGAACTCCGCACCGACGGGAATCGACCGATCAATCCGATCGCCTGGGTCTTCCCTCAGACGGACAAAATCTCGCCGACTATCGTCTCGCTGACTTTCGTCCCGCGGCAGCCGCAGGACTTGACCGCGGAGCCGTCGATGGTCGATGGATCACTTCTTCCGGTGACTCTGCCGACTGCCGACGTTATGAAACGCGCCGCGATTCCTGTTTCGGGAGAGGTCGGTGTGGCTGTGCTGGTCAGGGACCGTGTTGACTCGACGGGCGGCATCATCACCCCATACAAGGTTCTATTGCTCGCCAATGGCGAGCCCGCCTGTGAAGTGCGCTACGACTCAATCAACTACGATCAGACGCGTCTGATCGACTTGGAGCGAGTCTACGATCCCAAGCCGGGAATCGACCCGCGTGCCATCTGTCTGTTCCGCCGCCAGGGCAACTCGCTGTGGGAGTACACGAGCGTGGTCGATGACGGTTGGCTGGTGACCGGTAGGTCGCTGCCTGATGGCGATACCAGCACAATCAGTGTCGAAGTCGAAGACGCCGCCGGCAATCGCACTGTAGCCGCGGTTCGCTTGCTGCCGGTCGACAAACCCGGTCCGGTGAGAGATGCTCAAGCCGCACACGACACGTTCGATATTGAGCCGGCGTGGAACGGACTGGTTCTCTCGCGGACTGGTACTACGCCCGGCAAGGACTACTGTCCGGTAGCCGTGGGGAATCGCTGCCTGCCCGGATGGCCGGGTCGTCAAGGAGTCTGGAGCTTCTGGATCCCCGCACTGCCCGGACTGGACACGGTGTGGCTCGACGCCAAGGACGGTGGCGCGATCGGACGGCGTACTGTGCCACTTTCTTGGATGGCGGTGGCGTCAGAGGAAGGCGGCACGTTGCCCAGCCCGGACGGCGCGGCCTCGGTCACCATCGGGCCGGATGGTCTGTATGAATCGACCTTCCTGGTGTTGCGTCTCGCCTCCAAGGGGAATGCAGCAAGCGCAATGACGCCTTTCTATGAATTCGCCCCCGCCGACATCCCGCTGGCCCGCGATGCCCGACTGTCGATCTCGTCGGCGTCAGTCAATGCACCCACGGACAAACTGGCGATTTACCGCTATCTCGGCAAGACCGCCGGCTGGGACTTCGCCGGCAAAGATCGCGACACAGATGCCGGGACGATCAGTGCGACGATTCCGCGCACGGGATCATATGCACTGCTGGTGGACACGACACCGCCTTCGATTCGCAAAGTGACGCCCGGCAAAGGGGCCACGATCAAGGAACGGCGTCCGACAATACGCTTTGTTCTGGGAGATGACTTGTCGGGCCTCGGCTCCGATGCCGATGTGCGTATGACGATCGACGGCCGCTGGGTACCGGTCGAGTACGACCCCGATCTGGGAACCGCCATGGCCCGGCCGCGTTGGGAATTAGATCGGGGAGAGCACCGGGTAGAGATCACCGCCCAGGATCGCATGGGAAACCAGAGTTCATTCACGCGCGTGTTCCGGACCACGCCATGA
- a CDS encoding rhomboid family intramembrane serine protease — protein MIPLRDDNPTSRKPYVTIALIVANVLVFLYQTAQGPYAEAFVMKFGLIPYELTHRIELSPQVSFPAVATIFTSMFLHGGWMHLGGNMLYLWIFGNNIEDRLGPIRFLIFYLLSGVCAVLLFVLTGPNTQVPLVGASGAVSGILGIYALRFPRARVLTLLWLGFFVRMVWIPALAFLGIWFAMQLLFSVPTIGTSSGGGVAYMAHVGGFLFGMLGALVYKRRFEGAPRVNW, from the coding sequence ATGATCCCGCTCCGCGACGATAATCCGACCAGTCGCAAGCCGTATGTGACCATTGCCCTGATCGTGGCCAATGTGCTGGTCTTCCTCTACCAGACCGCGCAGGGGCCGTATGCCGAGGCGTTCGTGATGAAATTCGGTCTGATTCCCTATGAACTCACGCACCGCATCGAGCTGTCGCCGCAGGTGAGCTTCCCGGCGGTTGCTACGATCTTCACCAGCATGTTCCTGCACGGCGGCTGGATGCACCTCGGCGGGAACATGCTCTATCTCTGGATTTTTGGGAACAACATCGAGGATCGTCTCGGCCCCATCCGCTTCCTCATCTTCTATCTTCTTTCCGGGGTCTGCGCGGTGTTGCTCTTTGTTCTGACCGGGCCGAACACGCAGGTGCCGTTGGTCGGCGCCTCCGGGGCGGTCTCCGGAATCCTGGGAATCTATGCCTTGCGTTTCCCCCGTGCCCGCGTCCTGACGCTGCTGTGGTTGGGATTCTTCGTGCGGATGGTGTGGATTCCGGCCTTGGCGTTTCTGGGAATCTGGTTTGCGATGCAGTTGCTATTCTCCGTGCCGACGATCGGTACATCGAGCGGCGGCGGTGTCGCCTACATGGCGCATGTCGGGGGCTTTCTCTTCGGCATGTTGGGGGCCTTGGTGTACAAGCGGCGGTTTGAGGGAGCGCCGCGCGTGAATTGGTAG